Proteins from one Homalodisca vitripennis isolate AUS2020 unplaced genomic scaffold, UT_GWSS_2.1 ScUCBcl_1892;HRSCAF=6084, whole genome shotgun sequence genomic window:
- the LOC124371730 gene encoding cytoplasmic dynein 1 intermediate chain 2-like — translation MDWSPQHPELLLASYHTNAESPHDPDGVCLVWNTKFRKTTPEFIFHCQSAVMSATFARFHPNLILGGTFSGQVVLWDNRVQKRTPIQRTPLSATAHTHPVYCLSVVGTQNAHNLISVSTDGRLCSWSLDMLSQPQEILELQHRQSKAIAAMCLAFPHNDVNNFVVGSEEGAVYSACRHGSKAGVTETYEGHQAPVTGIDTHKVQEGIDLSHLFLTSSFDWTIKLWNLKENKPLYSFEDNGDYVCDVAWSPTHPALFAAVDATGRLDLWNLNNDTEVPTATAIVEGSRALNQVSWTPSGNQVTCGDDIGRIWLYDVGEQLCQPRMDDWNKMLVTLQELKNNQADEEMDKLTLSSSGPNSLASIVSR, via the exons ATGGACTGGTCACCACAACATCCGGAACTGCTGTTGGCCAGTTACCATACCAATGCAGAGTCTCCCCATGATCCTGACGGCGTATGTCTCGTCTGGAACACCAAATTCAGGAAAACTACTCCAGAGTTTATCTTCCATTGTCAGTCAGCTGTAATGTCTGCAACATTCGCTAG GTTCCACCCCAACCTAATTCTGGGGGGCACATTCTCCGGCCAAGTGGTTCTGTGGGATAATAGGGTGCAGAAGAGGACACCCATCCAGCGCACCCCACTTTCAGCTACTGCACACACC CATCCAGTTTACTGCCTGAGTGTAGTCGGCACACAGAATGCCCACAACCTCATCTCGGTATCCACAGATGGCCGGTTGTGCTCATGGTCCCTGGACATGCTCTCACAGCCGCAGGAGATACTGGAGCTGCAGCATCGACAGAGCAAGGCCATTGCTGCCATGTGTCTGGCGTTCCCACATAATGACGTCAACAACTTTGTTGTTGGCAGTGAAGAGGGTGCTGTCTACTCag CGTGTCGGCACGGCAGCAAGGCAGGAGTGACAGAGACATATGAGGGACATCAGGCTCCAGTTACAGGAATAGACACTCATAAGGTCCAGGAGGGCATCGACCTCTCCCACCTCTTCCTGACCTCCTCATTCGACTGGACTATTAAATTGTGGAACCTCAAG GAGAACAAGCCGTTATACTCGTTCGAGGACAATGGTGACTATGTTTGCGATGTGGCCTGGTCGCCCACACACCCGGCATTGTTTGCGGCAGTGGATGCTACAGGTCGTCTGGACCTATGGAACCTCAATAATGACACTGAGGTGCCCACAGCCACTGCCATCGTGGAGGGTAGTCGAGCGCTCAATCAG GTGTCTTGGACTCCTAGCGGAAACCAAGTGACCTGTGGTGATGACATTGGTCGCATCTGGCTTTACGATGTCGGGGAG CAACTCTGTCAGCCGAGGATGGATGACTGGAACAAGATGCTTGTAACTCTGCAAGAACTGAAGAACAATCAGGCGGACGAGGAAATGGACAAGTTGACCTTGTCTTCTTCAGGACCCAACAGCCTGGCTTCCATTGTGTCTAGATAG
- the LOC124371729 gene encoding cytoplasmic dynein 1 intermediate chain 2-like: MLYNLIELTLYRDEKHGCKLSLSRCFSDERWSRNRCITSMDWSPQHPELLLASYHTNAESPHDPDGVCLVWNTKFRKTTPEFIFHCQSAVMSATFARFHPNLILGGTFSGQVVLWDNRVQKRTPIQRTPLSATAHTHPVYCLSVVGTQNAHNLISVSTDGRLCSWSLDMLSQPQEILELQHRQSKAIAAMCLAFPHNDVNNFVVGSEEGAVYSACRHGSKAGVTETYEGHQAPVTGIDTHKVQEGIDLSHLFLTSSFDWTIKLWNLKENKPLYSFEDNGDYVCDVAWSPTHPALFAAVDATGRLDLWNLNNDTEVPTATAIVEGSRALNQVSWTPSGNQVTCGDDIGRIWLYDVGEQLCQPRMDDWNKMLVTLQELKNNQADEEMDKLTLSSSGPNSLASIVSR, translated from the exons ATGCTG TATAATCTAATTGAATTGACTTTGTACAGAGATGAGAAACACGGTTGCAAGCTGTCCCTGAGTCGCTGTTTCTCAGACGAGCGGTGGTCACGCAATCGGTGCATCACATCAATGGACTGGTCACCACAACATCCGGAACTGCTGTTGGCCAGTTACCATACCAATGCAGAGTCTCCCCATGATCCTGACGGCGTATGTCTCGTCTGGAACACCAAATTCAGGAAAACTACTCCAGAGTTTATCTTCCATTGTCAGTCAGCTGTAATGTCTGCAACATTCGCTAG GTTCCACCCCAACCTAATTCTGGGGGGCACATTCTCCGGCCAAGTGGTTCTGTGGGATAATAGGGTGCAGAAGAGGACACCCATCCAGCGCACCCCACTTTCAGCTACTGCACACACC CATCCAGTTTACTGCCTGAGTGTAGTCGGCACACAGAATGCCCACAACCTCATCTCGGTATCCACAGATGGCCGGTTGTGCTCATGGTCCCTGGACATGCTCTCACAGCCGCAGGAGATACTGGAGCTGCAGCATCGACAGAGCAAGGCCATTGCTGCCATGTGTCTGGCGTTCCCACATAATGACGTCAACAACTTTGTTGTTGGCAGTGAAGAGGGTGCTGTCTACTCag CGTGTCGGCACGGCAGCAAGGCAGGAGTGACAGAGACATATGAGGGACATCAGGCTCCAGTTACAGGAATAGACACTCATAAGGTCCAGGAGGGCATCGACCTCTCCCACCTCTTCCTGACCTCCTCATTCGACTGGACTATTAAATTGTGGAACCTCAAG GAGAACAAGCCGTTATACTCGTTCGAGGACAATGGTGACTATGTTTGCGATGTGGCCTGGTCGCCCACACACCCGGCATTGTTTGCGGCAGTGGATGCTACAGGTCGTCTGGACCTATGGAACCTCAATAATGACACTGAGGTGCCCACAGCCACTGCCATCGTGGAGGGTAGTCGAGCGCTCAATCAG GTGTCTTGGACTCCTAGCGGAAACCAAGTGACCTGTGGTGATGACATTGGTCGCATCTGGCTTTACGATGTCGGGGAG CAACTCTGTCAGCCGAGGATGGATGACTGGAACAAGATGCTTGTAACTCTGCAAGAACTGAAGAACAATCAGGCGGACGAGGAAATGGACAAGTTGACCTTGTCTTCTTCAGGACCCAACAGCCTGGCTTCCATTGTGTCTAGATAG